One Micromonospora sp. WMMD1120 genomic region harbors:
- a CDS encoding phosphopantetheine-binding protein yields MRDVHDRTWVAGFDELWMEVLGVDTVDDDDDFFDLGGHSLSALRLSTLIRQELNLAVMFGHVLENPRLADLRKVASEVPLERPVAETA; encoded by the coding sequence ATGCGCGACGTACACGACCGGACCTGGGTGGCCGGGTTCGACGAGCTGTGGATGGAGGTGCTCGGCGTCGACACCGTCGACGACGACGACGACTTCTTCGACCTCGGCGGTCACTCGCTCAGCGCGCTGCGGTTGAGCACCCTGATCCGCCAGGAGCTCAACCTCGCGGTGATGTTCGGCCACGTGCTGGAGAACCCCCGCCTCGCCGACCTGCGGAAGGTCGCGAGCGAGGTGCCGCTGGAGCGGCCCGTGGCGGAGACCGCCTGA
- a CDS encoding polyketide synthase translates to MAELDDSAAVAVVGMAVRVPGADRDLDLFWRHVRDGVDAVTFFTPEQLVGWGVPKDLLDRPGFVPARAVLPDADRFDHRLFGYSPSDSALMDPQQRVLLECAWAALEHAGHPPVAADGNRVGVYVGTGFNVYLLDNVWPNERAVGAAGGLGVIIGSDKDFAATRIAYKLNLQGPALTLQTACSTSLVAVHQAAQALLTYDADVALAGAATVAPPTRRGHLHEPGGIFSADGRCRAFDAAADGTVPGDGAGVVVLKRLTDALRDGDTVHAVIRGSAVNNDGARKAGFTAPGPTGQAAVIAAALEVAGVDPDTVGLVETHGTGTALGDPIEVAALRQVFDSTRADRAPCALGAVKSVVGHLDTAAGVVGLIKTVLALTHRTIPPIAHLRTPNPAIRLDGSVFELPTTARPWTPVDGVRRAGVSAFGIGGTNAHVVLEEAPSAPPRPRRHVPQLVLVSAKTAAAAQDSLDRITAFAAGTAPGDLADLAYTLRTGRAGLPWRAAVLTGVPDGEARIRTVDATARARGVALHLTGAGAVTGNRPNYDADPVYRRTVDEGVALLRGHDLAEGVRERGDRLLACVGLTRSLCSRGVTPRALAGDGVGAVAAAVVAGVMSLADALALLRDADGPRVRLHPAALPLHVDGRPDDSAFWRAAARRPPTPTPPPDVQGQVLWIEVGTSVTPHLDDLPPLPANRHARLLATVGALWQLGLTDAWDPVHDAGRRRLPAPTYPFAATRHYLDAPGADPTTERRH, encoded by the coding sequence GTGGCTGAGCTGGACGACAGCGCCGCCGTCGCGGTGGTCGGCATGGCCGTCCGGGTCCCCGGCGCCGACCGCGACCTGGACCTGTTCTGGCGACACGTCCGCGACGGCGTGGACGCGGTCACCTTCTTCACGCCGGAACAGCTCGTCGGTTGGGGCGTACCCAAGGACCTGCTGGACCGGCCGGGGTTCGTGCCGGCCCGGGCGGTCCTTCCCGACGCGGACCGCTTCGACCACCGGCTGTTCGGCTACTCGCCGTCGGACAGCGCCCTGATGGACCCCCAGCAGCGGGTCCTGCTGGAGTGCGCCTGGGCGGCCCTGGAACACGCCGGCCACCCGCCGGTCGCCGCCGACGGCAACCGGGTCGGCGTGTACGTCGGCACCGGGTTCAACGTCTACCTGCTGGACAACGTGTGGCCCAACGAGCGCGCGGTCGGGGCGGCCGGCGGCCTCGGTGTGATCATCGGGAGCGACAAGGACTTCGCCGCCACCCGGATCGCGTACAAGCTGAACCTCCAGGGTCCGGCGTTGACGCTCCAGACCGCCTGCTCGACCTCGCTCGTCGCGGTGCACCAGGCGGCGCAGGCGCTGCTCACCTACGACGCCGACGTGGCGCTGGCCGGCGCGGCCACCGTCGCCCCGCCGACGCGGCGCGGGCACCTGCACGAGCCCGGCGGCATCTTCTCCGCCGACGGTCGCTGCCGCGCCTTCGACGCCGCCGCCGACGGGACGGTGCCGGGCGACGGCGCGGGAGTGGTGGTGCTCAAACGCCTCACCGACGCGCTGCGCGACGGCGACACCGTGCACGCGGTGATCCGTGGCTCCGCCGTCAACAACGACGGCGCCCGCAAGGCCGGCTTCACCGCGCCCGGCCCCACCGGTCAGGCCGCCGTCATCGCCGCGGCGTTGGAGGTGGCCGGCGTCGATCCGGACACCGTCGGCCTGGTCGAGACACACGGCACCGGCACCGCGCTCGGCGACCCGATCGAGGTGGCGGCGCTGCGGCAGGTGTTCGACTCCACCCGCGCCGACCGGGCGCCCTGCGCGCTCGGGGCGGTCAAGTCGGTCGTCGGTCACCTGGACACCGCCGCCGGTGTGGTCGGTCTGATCAAGACGGTGCTGGCCCTGACGCACCGGACCATCCCGCCGATCGCCCACCTGCGGACGCCCAACCCGGCGATCCGGCTGGACGGCTCGGTGTTCGAGCTGCCGACGACCGCCCGACCCTGGACGCCTGTCGACGGCGTACGCCGGGCCGGGGTGAGCGCCTTCGGCATCGGCGGCACCAACGCCCACGTGGTGCTGGAGGAGGCCCCGTCGGCCCCACCCCGGCCCCGCCGGCACGTGCCGCAGCTCGTCCTGGTCTCCGCGAAGACCGCCGCGGCGGCGCAGGACAGCCTGGACCGGATCACCGCGTTCGCCGCCGGAACCGCGCCCGGTGACCTGGCCGACCTCGCGTACACGCTGCGGACCGGCCGCGCCGGGTTGCCGTGGCGGGCCGCCGTCCTGACCGGGGTGCCCGACGGGGAGGCCCGAATCCGCACTGTCGACGCGACGGCCCGGGCGCGCGGGGTGGCGCTGCACCTCACCGGAGCCGGTGCGGTGACCGGCAACCGGCCCAACTACGACGCGGACCCGGTGTACCGGCGGACCGTCGACGAGGGCGTCGCGCTGCTGCGGGGCCACGACCTCGCCGAGGGCGTCCGGGAACGCGGCGACCGCCTGCTGGCCTGCGTCGGCCTGACCCGGTCGCTGTGCAGCCGGGGCGTCACCCCGCGCGCCCTGGCCGGCGACGGTGTCGGCGCGGTGGCCGCCGCCGTCGTGGCCGGGGTGATGTCGCTCGCGGACGCGTTGGCGCTGCTGCGCGACGCCGACGGCCCCCGGGTCCGGCTGCACCCCGCCGCGCTGCCCCTGCACGTCGACGGGCGGCCCGACGACAGCGCCTTCTGGCGGGCCGCCGCCCGCCGCCCCCCGACGCCGACGCCGCCCCCCGACGTGCAGGGGCAGGTGCTCTGGATCGAGGTCGGCACCAGCGTCACACCGCACCTGGACGACCTGCCGCCGCTCCCCGCCAACCGGCACGCCCGCCTGCTGGCGACCGTCGGCGCGCTGTGGCAGTTGGGTCTCACCGACGCCTGGGACCCCGTGCACGACGCCGGCCGCCGCCGGCTGCCCGCCCCCACCTACCCCTTCGCGGCCACCCGGCACTACCTGGACGCACCCGGAGCCGACCCGACCACAGAGAGGCGACACTGA
- a CDS encoding amino acid adenylation domain-containing protein, whose translation MVRTGRASFAQERLYFLDQLQPGNPAYVVAFAVRLRGALRPEALGAALTRVVARHDALRTTFAVVDGVLTQRVSPTPGVDVEVRADGWADQATRETHLRTLVAEQARRPFDLAAGPVVRAFLRSWGPDEHGLAVLVHHIACDGWSVGLLLRDLAVEYNAEVAGSVAGYDEPAESYLAYAERQHEAWRRDSSGLDFWRTALADAPQLALPTDFPRPSVLGTAGAVLRRPVEPELLRRLGEWGRERGATLFAVTLAAYASVLSRYARQDEVVVGVPVANRLDDAEERLVGCLVNTLPIRLDVSGRPGFAELVDRARRTSMAAFANQDVPFEQIVRATVGERQLSHAPLFQTSLTVQNFPFAFPEFTRVRLTEVDVEIDVTKFDLGLTLDVSTDVPFLRAEYSTELFTAETVETLLTHYVTFLLSIVDGSGREPSMVNEAERSLLTEGVNPPLTSASVTHPSVLRRFAGHVAATPDAVAVRHRDVEISYAELDRWAGRIAAGLAEHGVRPGVRVGLLLGRSPAVVAAILGVWKLGGVYVPLDPDYPRQRLELIAANAGMAVLVVEPETAETGAALTRDSGTALADAHTLDGVRGGDDTFPGPDDPAYVIYTSGSTGVPKGVLVGHGGLDALNSPTPAGLDVTAADVWLAASSFSFDASVWEMWGALTTGARLVIAERMDLVDRERLARLVRREAVTVLFQTPGALYRLLPPYLRALDADETSRLRYVVLGGEALSWSRLASLIADAPGLRTVFVNMYGITEGTIHVTIFQASAADVPRVRESAIGVPLPSARCYVLDEDLRPTGLNVPGELYCGGALVAQGYLDNPELTEARFRPDPYGGGVMYRTGDVVKWGLDGRMVYLGRNDTQVQLRGYRVELAEVEGALLTHPAVRSCAVAAEDDELVAFVVDGLGPDAEQELRAHLREILPAYMVPSRIVTVATIPLTAHGKVDLPRLLADSRAARTATAPPPTPSGVVGTGLEERIRACWVEVLRRPDVGLHDNFFDLGGHSFALIALHQRMSEEGLDVSVTDLFRAGTIAACAAALQQAAPVVADANATRRRQGRALLADRRRSVGAGRG comes from the coding sequence ATGGTTCGTACCGGTCGTGCTTCCTTCGCCCAGGAACGCCTCTACTTCCTCGATCAGCTCCAGCCCGGAAACCCGGCGTACGTGGTGGCGTTCGCGGTGCGCCTGCGCGGTGCGCTGCGACCCGAGGCGCTCGGCGCGGCGCTGACCCGGGTGGTCGCCCGGCACGACGCGCTGCGCACCACGTTCGCGGTGGTCGACGGCGTCCTCACCCAGCGGGTGTCTCCGACGCCCGGCGTGGACGTCGAGGTCCGCGCCGACGGGTGGGCCGACCAGGCCACGCGGGAGACCCACCTGCGGACGCTCGTCGCCGAGCAGGCCCGCCGGCCCTTCGACCTGGCCGCCGGGCCGGTGGTACGGGCCTTCCTGCGCTCCTGGGGCCCGGACGAGCACGGCCTCGCGGTGCTCGTGCACCACATCGCCTGTGACGGGTGGTCGGTGGGTCTGCTGCTGCGTGACCTGGCCGTCGAGTACAACGCCGAGGTGGCCGGCTCGGTCGCCGGGTACGACGAGCCGGCCGAGTCCTACCTGGCGTACGCCGAGCGGCAGCACGAGGCGTGGCGGCGGGACAGCTCGGGTCTCGACTTCTGGCGTACCGCGCTGGCCGACGCGCCACAACTGGCGTTGCCCACCGACTTCCCCCGCCCGAGCGTGCTCGGCACCGCCGGCGCGGTGCTGCGCCGCCCGGTCGAGCCGGAGCTGCTGCGGCGGCTGGGGGAGTGGGGGCGGGAGCGGGGCGCGACGCTGTTCGCGGTGACGCTCGCCGCGTACGCCTCGGTGCTGTCGCGGTACGCCCGCCAGGACGAGGTGGTGGTGGGTGTCCCGGTGGCGAACCGGCTGGACGACGCCGAGGAGCGCCTGGTCGGCTGCCTGGTCAACACGCTGCCGATCCGGCTCGACGTGTCCGGTCGGCCGGGTTTCGCCGAGCTGGTGGACCGGGCCCGACGGACCAGCATGGCGGCCTTCGCCAACCAGGACGTGCCGTTCGAGCAGATCGTGCGGGCCACGGTCGGGGAGCGGCAGCTCAGCCACGCGCCGCTGTTCCAGACCTCGCTGACGGTGCAGAACTTCCCGTTCGCGTTCCCCGAGTTCACCAGGGTACGGCTGACCGAGGTCGACGTCGAGATCGACGTCACCAAGTTCGACCTGGGCCTGACCCTGGACGTCTCCACCGACGTGCCGTTCCTGCGCGCCGAGTACAGCACCGAGCTGTTCACGGCGGAGACCGTGGAGACGCTGCTCACGCACTATGTGACGTTCCTGCTGTCGATAGTCGACGGGTCGGGACGGGAACCGTCGATGGTGAACGAGGCCGAGCGGTCGCTGCTCACCGAGGGGGTGAACCCGCCGCTCACGTCGGCGTCGGTCACCCACCCGTCGGTGCTGCGTCGCTTCGCCGGCCACGTGGCGGCGACCCCGGACGCGGTGGCCGTACGCCACCGGGACGTCGAGATCAGTTACGCCGAGCTGGACCGGTGGGCCGGTCGGATCGCGGCGGGGTTGGCCGAGCACGGGGTCCGCCCCGGCGTCCGGGTGGGACTGCTGCTCGGCCGCTCGCCGGCGGTCGTCGCGGCGATCCTCGGCGTGTGGAAGCTCGGCGGCGTCTACGTACCGCTGGACCCGGACTACCCGCGCCAGCGCCTCGAACTGATCGCCGCCAACGCCGGGATGGCGGTGCTCGTGGTGGAACCGGAGACCGCCGAGACGGGCGCCGCGCTCACCCGCGACAGCGGGACCGCGCTGGCCGACGCGCACACCCTCGACGGGGTCCGCGGGGGCGACGACACCTTTCCCGGGCCGGACGACCCGGCGTACGTCATCTACACCTCCGGCTCGACCGGCGTACCCAAGGGGGTGCTGGTCGGGCACGGCGGCCTGGACGCGCTGAACAGCCCGACCCCGGCGGGCCTCGACGTCACGGCGGCCGACGTGTGGCTGGCGGCCAGCTCGTTCTCGTTCGACGCCTCGGTCTGGGAGATGTGGGGCGCGCTGACCACCGGCGCCCGGCTGGTCATCGCCGAACGGATGGACCTGGTGGACCGGGAGCGGCTGGCCCGGCTCGTGCGTCGCGAAGCCGTCACCGTGCTGTTCCAGACCCCGGGCGCGCTGTACCGCCTGCTACCGCCCTACCTGCGGGCGCTGGACGCCGACGAGACCTCCCGCCTGCGCTACGTCGTCCTCGGCGGGGAGGCCCTGAGCTGGTCGCGGCTGGCGTCGCTGATCGCGGACGCGCCGGGCCTGCGGACGGTGTTCGTCAACATGTACGGCATCACCGAGGGCACCATCCACGTCACGATCTTCCAGGCGTCGGCCGCCGACGTGCCCCGGGTCCGCGAGAGCGCCATCGGCGTGCCGTTGCCCTCGGCGCGCTGCTACGTCCTCGACGAGGACCTGCGACCGACCGGGCTCAACGTGCCCGGCGAGCTGTACTGCGGCGGAGCGCTCGTCGCGCAGGGCTACCTGGACAACCCGGAGCTGACCGAGGCGCGGTTCCGGCCCGACCCGTACGGCGGCGGGGTCATGTACCGCACCGGTGACGTGGTGAAGTGGGGCCTCGACGGACGCATGGTGTACCTCGGGCGCAACGACACGCAGGTGCAACTGCGCGGCTACCGGGTCGAGTTGGCCGAGGTGGAGGGCGCCCTGCTCACCCACCCGGCGGTGCGGTCGTGCGCGGTCGCCGCCGAGGACGACGAGCTGGTCGCGTTCGTGGTCGACGGGCTCGGCCCGGACGCCGAGCAGGAGCTGCGGGCGCACCTGCGCGAGATACTGCCGGCGTACATGGTGCCGTCGCGGATCGTGACCGTCGCGACGATCCCGCTCACCGCGCACGGCAAGGTGGACCTTCCCCGCCTGCTGGCCGACAGCCGAGCGGCCCGGACGGCCACCGCGCCGCCGCCGACGCCCTCCGGTGTCGTCGGCACCGGTCTGGAGGAACGCATCCGGGCGTGCTGGGTCGAGGTGCTGCGGCGACCCGACGTCGGATTGCACGACAACTTCTTCGACCTGGGCGGCCACAGCTTCGCGCTGATCGCGCTCCACCAGCGGATGTCCGAGGAGGGGCTGGACGTCTCGGTGACCGACCTCTTCCGCGCCGGCACGATCGCCGCCTGCGCGGCGGCCCTCCAGCAGGCCGCACCCGTCGTCGCGGACGCCAACGCGACGCGACGTCGCCAGGGCCGCGCCCTGCTGGCCGACCGGCGGCGCAGCGTCGGAGCCGGCCGTGGCTGA
- a CDS encoding aminoglycoside phosphotransferase family protein: MDLDLDAIAGRLEPRFGRAARRWVGTLRQRLDDLAEQWELTLGEPVKSGNSSVVFRCVGPCGDAVLKLSPDSYAVREEVDMLRQFAPSRRVPAVLGSTKGAVLLEAIHPGTLVEKMPQPPAPREYAAFLTDLHGAGDPAAAPRQLTDWVDVLFNSATRRGADLTESKRLRDDLFAVPTDTVLLHGDLHLGNVLSGGEKGLVAIDPMACAGDPCFDAVDYVLEGLDRAEMVRRRDELAAAAGIDVGRLDTWCRVTAPIGATYVSNPVHSAELAAFGRGEY; the protein is encoded by the coding sequence ATGGATCTCGACCTGGACGCCATCGCCGGCCGACTGGAGCCACGGTTCGGCCGGGCCGCGCGCCGCTGGGTGGGCACGCTGCGCCAGCGTCTCGACGACCTCGCCGAGCAGTGGGAGCTGACCCTCGGTGAGCCGGTCAAGTCCGGCAACTCCTCGGTGGTGTTCCGCTGCGTGGGCCCGTGCGGCGACGCCGTGCTCAAGTTGTCCCCGGACAGCTACGCCGTGCGGGAGGAGGTGGACATGCTGCGCCAGTTCGCCCCCAGCCGGCGGGTGCCGGCGGTTCTGGGATCGACCAAGGGCGCGGTGCTGCTCGAAGCGATCCACCCCGGCACCCTCGTGGAGAAGATGCCGCAGCCGCCCGCGCCGCGGGAGTACGCCGCCTTCCTCACCGACCTGCACGGCGCCGGTGACCCGGCCGCCGCCCCCCGCCAACTGACGGACTGGGTCGACGTGCTGTTCAACTCGGCGACGCGCCGGGGCGCCGACCTGACCGAGTCCAAGCGGCTGCGCGACGACCTGTTCGCGGTGCCCACCGACACCGTGCTGCTGCACGGGGACCTGCACCTCGGCAACGTGCTCAGCGGCGGAGAGAAGGGCCTCGTCGCGATCGACCCGATGGCGTGCGCCGGCGACCCCTGCTTCGACGCGGTGGACTACGTGCTGGAGGGTCTGGACCGCGCGGAGATGGTGCGCCGCCGTGACGAGCTGGCCGCCGCCGCCGGCATCGACGTGGGCCGGCTCGACACCTGGTGCCGGGTGACCGCCCCGATCGGCGCCACGTACGTCAGCAACCCCGTGCACTCCGCCGAGTTGGCGGCCTTCGGGCGCGGCGAGTACTGA
- a CDS encoding response regulator transcription factor, whose amino-acid sequence MRRCPDDVTAATQPDVVTVVLADAQPVVRRGLHALLSPSAEVAVTGEAASAREALALATATRPDVLVLDIELPGFQVGVTIQEIARVSPSTAVLVFTAVEDEQAILAAMWAGARGYVLKSCPGDGIVRTIRGLATGEVILGPRVADKLIRQLSREPRNQQLFPELTAREREVLELIASGMRNVAIAAKLNLSPKTVSNHISTIFSKLNVSDRYEAIEVARRARLGREGPAGAHAPVVPGGSVLLAGRRGVVAPGAAVYAGARSVRG is encoded by the coding sequence ATGAGGCGGTGTCCGGATGACGTCACGGCGGCGACACAACCCGACGTGGTGACGGTGGTCCTGGCCGACGCTCAGCCGGTGGTGCGCAGGGGGCTGCACGCCCTGTTGTCGCCCTCGGCTGAGGTCGCCGTGACCGGAGAGGCGGCGTCCGCGCGGGAGGCGCTGGCACTCGCCACCGCCACCCGTCCCGACGTGCTCGTTCTCGACATCGAGCTGCCCGGGTTCCAGGTGGGGGTGACGATCCAGGAGATCGCCCGGGTGTCGCCCTCGACAGCGGTGCTGGTCTTCACCGCGGTGGAGGACGAACAGGCGATCCTCGCGGCCATGTGGGCGGGCGCGCGGGGCTACGTGCTCAAGAGCTGTCCGGGCGACGGCATCGTCCGGACGATCCGGGGCCTCGCCACGGGCGAGGTGATCCTCGGCCCCCGGGTGGCCGACAAGCTCATCCGGCAACTCAGTCGGGAGCCCCGCAACCAGCAGCTCTTCCCGGAGTTGACGGCCCGGGAGCGGGAGGTGCTGGAACTGATTGCCTCGGGCATGCGCAACGTGGCGATCGCCGCGAAGCTAAATCTGTCCCCGAAAACGGTCAGCAATCATATTTCCACCATCTTCAGCAAATTGAACGTGTCGGACCGGTACGAGGCGATCGAGGTGGCCCGCCGGGCCCGGTTGGGACGCGAGGGGCCGGCCGGCGCCCACGCGCCGGTGGTGCCCGGCGGCAGCGTCCTGCTGGCCGGCAGGCGCGGTGTCGTCGCCCCGGGCGCCGCCGTCTACGCGGGCGCGCGGTCGGTGCGGGGGTGA
- a CDS encoding MFS transporter, whose translation MPLSRVTDVVAGLVPTDPLRRKLIAIRLAESIGKGVFLSGSVVYFTLRVGLDARQVGLGLSAAGLSAFLSSVLFGVIADRVGARRLLVILFAALAVGFGLYSLVDSAAAFFALVVTVGFVEYGTGPTNGALIGNLVPAEERVKLKAMMRSVFNIGFSIGIGVAAVAALSQRLLVLIPLTTAALMAGAALLVTRLPDVPPRPAPVGFKRFAAVRDPRFLAVIGVSTILASHVSIILVTMPLWALNRTDLPHFLVPLLLIVNTAFVILFQVRASRGADTVQGAGRLARRSGYWLAGGCAILAVTALDGNVVLASVAIVVAVLVLSVAEVMQAASGWGLAFGLAPEHAQGEYLGAFDLHVITQNIIGPAALSGLVIAFGFWGWLGIAGAALVASALIIPAANRSAVTVVRETAPVATR comes from the coding sequence ATGCCCTTGTCACGAGTGACGGACGTTGTCGCCGGCCTGGTGCCGACCGACCCGCTCCGCAGGAAGCTGATCGCGATCCGACTTGCCGAGTCCATCGGCAAGGGAGTGTTCCTCAGCGGCAGCGTGGTCTACTTCACGCTGCGGGTCGGGCTCGACGCCCGGCAGGTGGGCCTGGGCCTGTCCGCCGCCGGCCTGTCCGCCTTCCTCTCGTCGGTCCTGTTCGGCGTGATCGCCGACCGGGTGGGCGCCCGCCGGCTGCTCGTCATCCTGTTCGCCGCGCTGGCGGTCGGGTTCGGGCTCTACAGCCTGGTCGACAGCGCGGCCGCCTTCTTCGCGCTGGTGGTCACCGTCGGCTTCGTCGAGTACGGCACCGGCCCGACCAACGGGGCTCTCATCGGCAATCTCGTGCCCGCCGAGGAGCGGGTGAAGCTCAAGGCGATGATGCGGTCGGTGTTCAACATCGGGTTCAGCATCGGCATCGGCGTGGCCGCCGTCGCCGCCCTCAGCCAACGGCTGCTCGTGCTGATCCCCCTCACCACCGCCGCGTTGATGGCCGGCGCCGCGCTGCTCGTCACCCGCCTGCCGGACGTGCCGCCGCGGCCCGCGCCGGTGGGCTTCAAACGCTTCGCCGCTGTCCGCGACCCGCGCTTCCTCGCGGTGATCGGCGTCTCGACGATCCTCGCCTCGCACGTCAGCATCATCCTGGTGACGATGCCGCTCTGGGCGCTCAACCGCACCGACCTGCCGCACTTCCTGGTCCCACTGCTGCTGATCGTCAACACCGCGTTCGTCATCCTGTTCCAGGTACGCGCCAGCCGGGGCGCGGACACCGTGCAGGGCGCCGGTCGGCTCGCCCGGCGCTCCGGTTACTGGCTGGCCGGCGGCTGCGCAATCCTGGCGGTGACCGCGCTCGACGGCAACGTCGTCCTGGCGTCCGTGGCGATCGTCGTCGCCGTGCTGGTCCTGTCCGTGGCCGAGGTGATGCAGGCCGCGTCCGGCTGGGGGCTCGCGTTCGGCCTCGCCCCCGAGCACGCCCAGGGCGAGTACCTCGGGGCGTTCGACCTGCACGTGATCACGCAGAACATCATCGGCCCGGCGGCACTCTCCGGCCTGGTCATCGCCTTCGGCTTCTGGGGGTGGCTGGGCATCGCCGGCGCCGCGCTGGTCGCGTCGGCGCTGATCATCCCGGCCGCCAACCGCAGTGCCGTCACGGTGGTCCGCGAGACCGCCCCGGTCGCCACCAGGTGA
- a CDS encoding SAM-dependent methyltransferase produces the protein MASSAGGRATFSRMYDYLLGGVHNSEVDREAARQLLRAFPDAVDTARSNRLFLARAVRTLAEAGIRQFLDLGSGIPTQGNVHEVAQAIDPAIRVLYVDIDPTAVVASNQMLSGNPTCHAIEADLTRPHLILDALTDGDPSSVIDLNRPTALLYCSVLQLVPNELIHAVVAPIRDRLVPGSALVISHPGTAVTDGYDESTVSSVTEVYRTRAAADIVLRSDADIAALFGDFALIEPGLVSLDQWRPEGGEPDPYAAKPLPSPMRGAVAIRPV, from the coding sequence GTGGCGAGTTCCGCAGGTGGCCGGGCGACCTTCTCCCGCATGTACGACTATCTCCTCGGCGGTGTGCACAACTCCGAGGTCGACCGCGAGGCCGCTCGACAGCTCCTGCGGGCCTTCCCAGATGCCGTGGACACCGCGCGGTCCAATCGCCTGTTCCTGGCGCGTGCCGTGCGCACCCTGGCTGAGGCCGGTATTCGACAGTTCCTCGACCTGGGGTCCGGCATCCCCACCCAGGGCAACGTCCACGAGGTCGCCCAGGCGATCGACCCGGCGATCCGGGTGCTCTACGTCGACATCGATCCGACGGCAGTCGTCGCCTCCAACCAGATGCTCAGTGGCAATCCCACCTGTCACGCGATCGAAGCTGACCTGACGCGACCTCACCTGATCCTCGACGCGCTGACCGACGGCGACCCTTCGAGCGTGATCGACCTGAACCGGCCCACAGCGCTGCTGTACTGCTCGGTCCTCCAACTGGTTCCCAACGAGCTGATCCACGCTGTCGTCGCACCGATCCGCGACCGGCTCGTGCCCGGTAGCGCCCTGGTCATCTCCCACCCCGGCACGGCCGTGACCGACGGGTACGACGAATCGACGGTCTCCTCGGTCACCGAGGTCTACCGGACCAGGGCCGCCGCCGACATCGTTTTGCGATCGGATGCCGACATCGCCGCGCTCTTCGGCGACTTTGCCCTCATCGAGCCGGGACTCGTGTCACTCGACCAGTGGCGGCCCGAGGGCGGCGAGCCGGACCCCTACGCCGCCAAGCCACTGCCCTCGCCGATGCGCGGGGCGGTCGCGATCCGACCGGTCTGA
- a CDS encoding phosphodiester glycosidase family protein: protein MTVCTPGPSGLRRAGALVAATLAAVALGVVPSARADAAAGALPIGDADLTQVTTSRALADGVTLTRIVRGTEPAPADQINTTTRGPWVVNVLTIDPRRARGHLKATYGDNLGQVEKTTDLVRDAGALAGVNASFFTFTANPRYPGDPVGLGLYGGKLLGEPTAEPGEVNFVVDAHTNRALTGKLTWSGSVRDRRGHAVLPLEFINHPPVVPAGCAALTDQTTCAEPGDVVRFTPEFDAATPAGAGVEVVLDRAGCVVRTATTRGTTLTEGQTSVQATGHDTAALLELTGHGCLEMSSTVTDQQGRKLPLRPGLFGVNGRYPLTANGQIVVPDGGGDSFFARNPRTIAGTSRDGTIMLATIDGRQTTSVGTTLAETAAVAQALGMDDAINLDGGGSTTMAAEGGLVNHPSGAERAVGDALVYVPGRYR from the coding sequence ATGACTGTTTGCACTCCTGGCCCGTCCGGGCTCCGCCGCGCGGGCGCGCTCGTCGCGGCCACGCTCGCCGCGGTGGCGCTCGGTGTCGTTCCGAGCGCCCGCGCCGACGCCGCTGCCGGCGCGCTGCCGATCGGCGACGCCGACCTGACGCAGGTGACCACCAGCCGCGCCCTGGCCGACGGCGTGACACTGACCCGGATCGTGCGGGGCACCGAGCCGGCGCCCGCCGACCAGATCAACACCACCACCCGCGGCCCCTGGGTGGTGAACGTGCTCACCATCGACCCGCGCCGGGCCCGGGGGCACCTGAAGGCGACGTACGGCGACAACCTCGGCCAGGTCGAGAAGACCACCGACCTGGTACGCGACGCCGGTGCGCTGGCCGGCGTGAACGCCTCCTTCTTCACCTTCACCGCGAACCCGCGGTACCCCGGCGACCCGGTGGGGTTGGGGCTCTACGGTGGCAAGCTCCTCGGCGAGCCGACCGCCGAGCCGGGCGAGGTCAACTTCGTCGTCGACGCCCACACCAACCGGGCGTTGACCGGCAAGCTGACCTGGTCCGGCAGTGTCCGCGACCGGCGCGGCCACGCCGTCCTGCCGTTGGAGTTCATCAACCACCCACCCGTCGTCCCGGCCGGCTGCGCCGCGCTGACCGACCAGACCACGTGCGCCGAGCCCGGTGACGTGGTCCGGTTCACGCCCGAGTTCGACGCGGCGACCCCGGCCGGCGCCGGTGTGGAGGTCGTCCTCGACCGGGCCGGTTGCGTGGTGCGGACCGCGACGACCCGCGGCACGACCCTCACCGAGGGCCAGACCTCGGTGCAGGCCACCGGACACGACACCGCCGCGCTGCTGGAGCTGACCGGGCATGGCTGCCTGGAGATGTCCTCGACCGTCACCGATCAGCAGGGACGCAAGCTCCCGCTGCGACCCGGGCTGTTCGGCGTGAACGGCAGGTACCCGTTGACCGCCAACGGTCAGATCGTCGTGCCCGACGGGGGCGGCGACAGCTTCTTCGCCCGTAACCCCCGCACCATCGCCGGCACCAGCCGGGACGGCACCATCATGCTCGCCACCATCGACGGCCGGCAGACCACGAGCGTCGGCACCACCCTCGCCGAGACGGCGGCCGTCGCCCAGGCGCTCGGCATGGACGACGCCATCAACCTCGACGGCGGCGGCTCCACCACGATGGCCGCCGAGGGCGGGCTGGTCAACCACCCCAGCGGCGCCGAGCGGGCGGTCGGTGACGCGCTGGTCTACGTGCCGGGCCGTTACCGCTGA